In Actinoplanes derwentensis, the following proteins share a genomic window:
- a CDS encoding TIGR03086 family metal-binding protein — protein sequence MTVADRVPLDFDPPVRQIRALLLGVDNRDLAGPTPCPDWPVAALLDHLMGLVLAFTLAARKRAGADGRPRPSAAGLSPHWRSRLPVLLADLAIAWKDQAAWTGTALAGGVTMPATTMGVVAMNELVVHGWDLARATGQDFAADPRVLEALVDFLEQGPAEGTPGLFGPRVPVDPQEELLLQTVALAGRDPFWRRPRHHPSAA from the coding sequence ATGACCGTGGCCGATCGTGTGCCGCTCGATTTCGACCCGCCGGTTCGTCAGATCAGAGCGCTGCTGCTGGGCGTCGACAACCGTGATCTCGCCGGGCCGACTCCCTGCCCGGACTGGCCCGTCGCGGCCCTGCTCGATCATCTGATGGGTCTCGTCCTCGCCTTCACCTTGGCGGCCCGTAAGCGGGCCGGCGCCGACGGCCGACCGCGTCCTTCGGCAGCGGGGCTGTCTCCGCATTGGCGCAGCCGTCTTCCGGTGCTGCTGGCCGATCTCGCCATCGCCTGGAAGGACCAGGCCGCCTGGACCGGCACCGCCCTGGCCGGTGGCGTGACCATGCCGGCCACCACGATGGGCGTGGTCGCGATGAACGAGCTGGTCGTGCACGGCTGGGATCTGGCCCGGGCCACCGGGCAGGATTTCGCCGCCGACCCGCGAGTCCTCGAGGCGCTGGTGGACTTCCTGGAGCAGGGCCCGGCCGAGGGCACCCCCGGCTTGTTCGGCCCCCGGGTCCCGGTCGACCCCCAGGAGGAGCTGCTGCTCCAGACGGTGGCTCTGGCCGGCCGGGATCCGTTCTGGCGCCGCCCACGCCACCACCCGTCGGCGGCTTAG
- a CDS encoding cobyrinate a,c-diamide synthase has product MSAPSSGHGKTAIAVGLLAALSGRGIPTAGFKVGPDHTDAAYLGLAAGRPGRNLDPRLVGAQRVAPLFAHGATGAQVSVIEGAMGLFDSLTGQPEIDGTASVAAALRAPVVLVVDVAAMGHSLAALVHGFRMFDEMVHLGGVILNRVASDRHEQMLRSAMDDIGMPVLGALHRGDLPNVLPARTHGLVPVAHRTVEAGRAVRRLGEAVSGSLDMDRLMALANSAPPVPGPLWTPAEAAGEGQFDQRPVIALAGGQGAPYTYVETAELLTAAGADVAVVDPLRDEALPPGTRGLIVGAGLPEGYAEELSANRRLCAAVAQFARDGWPIIAEGVALPWLGHELDGRPMCGVLDATASTSEHTVAGYREATAPSTSVLAPAGARITGYKQHRAVVTPRAGATPAWTWSGGNPEGFVWRQVHASQLGLHWAAAPEIARRVVAAAHAGPQSAQAPQSPMPSAPPSNNGVPASPNGHPGKPSTSGPGSTTPSPGPGSHQPAGHGSGSGMPPGQGSGSGMPSGNGPGSGMPPGYDSPAVPSPPMPSQPSPSQPMPSQGVPVGQGPGGTPAQPMQTSGFPVHQSPVRNGSGPSGPVITGEIVSGEVVSGPRGSGPGFSGPPATDPGYSRQGGPGSGFPGHSRPVSSFPGTPGPGSSFPSSSFPASDGPDAVFPGPDGSSPDFPGSNGPASYPSGRGGPRPELLVPNDSSPAFPGSGYPGPTGSGPGFSGPARSGPDSARSGADFPDSGRPGFDFPDMGRSGSDFFDLGGPGRAATEPAGSGQGYSEPGVSSPGYLEDGGRGSGYPGPGGPGSTPFDPALGRPGGRPVPGGPGRPGPGSGIPGPGNPGSENALHGMPTQPIPFHGGTPASPGSGMPSVRPPADNQAQSGYPGTPAGPGPGEFAVPGSPSGPGNYSGPGAPSGSGNFAGPGGYSGPGASSGSGHYSGPGSPSGSGNFPGSGSPSGPGNFAGPGAASGSGAPSGPGGYSPGPGNFAGPGLPPGVTLRTGPSAPDNQRQGMPPVPGSQGSGSPGSGSSGAGNPGTGAGAQPSPGGRPSDLPTR; this is encoded by the coding sequence GTGAGCGCGCCGTCGTCGGGCCACGGTAAGACAGCGATCGCTGTGGGACTGCTCGCCGCGCTCAGCGGCCGTGGCATCCCCACGGCGGGTTTCAAGGTCGGCCCGGATCACACTGACGCGGCGTACCTCGGCCTCGCCGCCGGCCGTCCCGGCCGCAACCTGGATCCACGGCTGGTCGGCGCCCAGCGGGTCGCACCGCTCTTCGCGCACGGCGCCACCGGTGCCCAGGTCTCCGTGATCGAAGGCGCGATGGGACTGTTCGACAGCCTCACCGGCCAGCCCGAGATCGACGGCACCGCGTCGGTCGCGGCCGCCCTGCGTGCCCCCGTCGTCCTCGTCGTCGACGTCGCCGCGATGGGCCATTCACTCGCCGCGCTGGTGCACGGCTTCCGGATGTTCGACGAGATGGTGCACCTCGGCGGGGTGATCCTGAACCGGGTCGCCTCCGACCGGCACGAACAGATGCTGCGCAGCGCCATGGACGACATCGGCATGCCGGTGCTCGGGGCCCTGCATCGCGGCGATCTGCCCAACGTCCTGCCCGCGCGTACCCACGGCCTGGTCCCGGTCGCGCACCGGACCGTCGAGGCCGGTCGCGCGGTGCGCCGCCTGGGCGAGGCGGTCTCCGGTTCGCTCGATATGGACCGGCTGATGGCGCTGGCCAACTCGGCGCCGCCGGTCCCCGGCCCGCTCTGGACCCCGGCCGAGGCGGCCGGCGAGGGCCAGTTCGACCAGCGCCCGGTGATCGCTCTGGCCGGTGGTCAGGGTGCTCCGTACACCTACGTGGAGACGGCTGAACTACTCACCGCCGCGGGCGCGGACGTCGCGGTCGTGGACCCGCTGCGCGACGAGGCACTGCCGCCGGGCACGCGCGGGTTGATCGTGGGTGCGGGACTTCCCGAGGGGTACGCCGAGGAACTCTCCGCCAACCGTCGCCTCTGTGCCGCGGTCGCGCAGTTCGCCCGGGACGGCTGGCCGATCATCGCTGAAGGCGTCGCCCTGCCGTGGCTCGGTCACGAACTGGACGGCCGTCCGATGTGCGGTGTGCTCGACGCCACTGCTTCGACCAGCGAGCACACCGTCGCCGGTTACCGCGAGGCCACCGCACCCAGCACGTCCGTCCTGGCTCCCGCCGGGGCCCGGATCACCGGTTACAAGCAGCACCGGGCCGTCGTCACTCCGCGGGCCGGCGCTACTCCGGCCTGGACCTGGTCCGGCGGCAACCCGGAAGGTTTCGTCTGGCGTCAGGTCCACGCCTCCCAGTTGGGCCTGCACTGGGCGGCCGCCCCCGAGATCGCCCGCCGCGTGGTCGCCGCCGCGCACGCCGGCCCGCAGAGCGCCCAGGCCCCGCAGAGCCCGATGCCGTCCGCTCCGCCGTCGAACAACGGCGTGCCCGCCTCCCCGAACGGCCATCCCGGCAAGCCGTCGACGTCCGGCCCCGGCTCCACCACGCCGTCGCCCGGTCCGGGTTCCCACCAGCCGGCCGGCCACGGTTCCGGTTCCGGGATGCCGCCCGGCCAGGGTTCCGGATCCGGGATGCCGTCCGGTAATGGTCCTGGTTCCGGGATGCCGCCCGGCTACGATTCGCCGGCCGTGCCGAGCCCGCCCATGCCCAGCCAGCCGTCGCCCAGTCAGCCCATGCCGTCGCAGGGTGTTCCGGTCGGCCAAGGCCCCGGAGGGACGCCGGCGCAGCCGATGCAGACCTCAGGTTTCCCGGTTCACCAGAGCCCGGTCCGCAACGGCTCAGGCCCGTCCGGCCCGGTGATCACCGGCGAGATCGTCTCCGGCGAGGTCGTCTCCGGCCCCCGCGGTTCCGGCCCCGGTTTCTCGGGCCCGCCCGCCACCGATCCCGGCTATTCCCGCCAGGGCGGTCCCGGTTCCGGCTTCCCCGGTCACTCCAGGCCGGTTTCCAGCTTCCCTGGTACGCCGGGACCAGGCTCCAGCTTCCCGTCCTCCAGTTTCCCGGCCTCCGACGGACCGGACGCAGTCTTCCCCGGCCCGGACGGATCAAGTCCGGACTTCCCCGGTTCGAACGGTCCTGCTTCCTACCCCTCCGGCAGGGGCGGACCGCGCCCTGAACTCCTCGTTCCGAACGACTCGAGTCCCGCCTTCCCCGGTTCCGGCTATCCCGGTCCCACCGGATCAGGTCCGGGCTTCTCCGGTCCTGCCAGGTCAGGCCCCGACTCGGCCAGGTCCGGCGCTGACTTCCCGGACTCCGGCCGGCCCGGATTCGACTTTCCTGACATGGGCAGATCCGGCTCGGACTTCTTCGATCTCGGTGGGCCCGGCCGGGCTGCCACTGAACCTGCCGGATCAGGGCAGGGCTACTCCGAGCCTGGAGTCTCCAGCCCGGGTTACCTCGAAGACGGCGGGCGCGGTTCGGGCTACCCCGGCCCCGGTGGTCCGGGTTCCACTCCTTTCGACCCGGCGCTGGGCCGTCCAGGCGGTCGTCCTGTCCCCGGTGGCCCCGGCCGGCCCGGCCCCGGCTCGGGAATCCCCGGTCCGGGGAACCCCGGCTCGGAGAATGCCCTGCACGGCATGCCGACCCAGCCGATCCCGTTCCATGGAGGCACTCCCGCCAGCCCCGGCTCCGGCATGCCCTCCGTGCGGCCGCCCGCCGACAACCAGGCCCAGTCCGGATACCCCGGCACGCCCGCAGGTCCTGGCCCCGGTGAATTCGCTGTTCCCGGTTCGCCGTCGGGCCCCGGAAACTATTCCGGTCCCGGCGCACCTTCCGGCTCCGGGAACTTCGCTGGTCCCGGCGGCTACTCCGGTCCTGGCGCGTCGTCGGGGTCCGGCCATTACTCCGGTCCCGGATCACCGTCGGGATCCGGCAACTTCCCTGGTTCCGGTTCGCCCTCGGGTCCCGGGAACTTCGCTGGTCCCGGCGCGGCTTCCGGCTCTGGCGCACCTTCCGGCCCCGGCGGCTATTCCCCCGGCCCCGGTAATTTCGCCGGTCCCGGCTTGCCTCCCGGCGTCACTCTTCGGACGGGGCCCAGCGCGCCGGACAACCAGCGGCAGGGCATGCCTCCCGTCCCGGGCAGCCAAGGATCGGGTAGCCCAGGATCGGGCAGCTCCGGGGCGGGTAACCCCGGTACGGGAGCCGGTGCCCAGCCCTCCCCGGGCGGCCGCCCGTCGGACCTGCCGACCCGCTGA
- a CDS encoding ATP-dependent DNA ligase gives MEIVRFLDIAATSAAVTATSGRKAKIGLLADALRRLDPGEIVAGAAYLAGELRQRQTGVGYASLRDLPPPAAEATLTVAAVDEAIAALSTVAGAGSQNRRRQLLGSLFSAATEPEQKLLTGLFGGELRQGAQAGLLAEAVAAAAEVPSTLVRRALLLSGDLKFVAVAALTGGAAALAEIQLRVGTPLSPMLAGSAPDVAAALLATGAPAIVDTKLDGIRIQVHRSGDDVAVFSRSLDDITARLPEVVAAVRELPLRAAILDGEAMLTDDSGRPRPFQETSSRAATGRAATGRAATSRATVGGAASNRAATGGAVVGGAAVSGLRPYFFDLLHLDGTDLLDEPGRTRWAALGDVVPAALTVGRSEVETEEQAAAVFAAALAAGQEGVVIKAPGAPYDVGRRGAAWVKVKPRHTLDLVVLAVERGSGRRRGWLSNLHLGARDPRTGGFVMLGKTFKGLTDELLRWQTERFQQLAVSDDGWVVRVHPEQVVEIAFDGVQTSTRYPGGVALRFARVLRYRDDKPAAEADTIDAVRALNTGGHPPDPA, from the coding sequence ATGGAGATCGTGCGGTTCCTCGACATTGCTGCCACCTCGGCTGCCGTCACCGCGACCTCGGGCCGGAAGGCCAAGATCGGGCTGTTGGCGGACGCGCTTCGGCGCCTCGACCCCGGTGAGATCGTCGCCGGGGCCGCCTACCTGGCCGGGGAGCTACGACAGCGGCAGACCGGCGTCGGCTACGCCTCGCTGCGTGACCTGCCACCACCCGCCGCCGAGGCCACCCTGACCGTCGCCGCCGTCGACGAGGCCATCGCCGCACTCTCCACAGTCGCCGGCGCCGGATCCCAGAACCGCCGCAGACAACTTCTCGGTTCGCTCTTCAGTGCCGCCACCGAGCCCGAGCAGAAACTGCTCACCGGCTTGTTCGGCGGAGAGCTGCGCCAGGGCGCCCAGGCCGGGCTGCTGGCCGAAGCGGTCGCGGCCGCCGCCGAGGTGCCGTCTACCCTGGTCCGCCGGGCACTGCTGCTCTCCGGCGACCTCAAGTTCGTCGCCGTCGCCGCGCTCACCGGTGGTGCGGCCGCGCTGGCCGAGATCCAGCTGCGGGTCGGTACCCCGCTGAGCCCGATGTTGGCCGGCAGCGCCCCCGACGTCGCCGCGGCTCTGCTCGCCACCGGTGCTCCGGCGATCGTCGACACGAAACTCGACGGCATCCGCATCCAGGTGCACCGTTCCGGCGATGACGTGGCCGTCTTCAGCCGCAGCCTCGACGACATCACCGCCCGCCTGCCCGAGGTGGTCGCGGCGGTCCGTGAGCTGCCACTGCGTGCGGCGATCCTCGACGGCGAGGCGATGCTGACCGACGATTCCGGTAGGCCCCGCCCATTCCAGGAGACATCCAGCCGTGCCGCGACCGGTCGTGCCGCGACCGGTCGTGCCGCGACCAGTCGTGCCACGGTCGGGGGCGCCGCGTCCAACCGTGCCGCGACCGGGGGAGCCGTGGTCGGGGGAGCCGCGGTCAGCGGACTCCGGCCCTACTTCTTCGATCTCCTGCACCTCGACGGCACCGACCTGCTCGACGAACCGGGCCGGACCCGCTGGGCCGCCCTCGGCGACGTCGTCCCGGCCGCGCTGACCGTCGGCCGCAGCGAGGTCGAGACCGAGGAGCAGGCGGCTGCCGTGTTCGCCGCCGCTCTCGCCGCGGGACAGGAAGGTGTGGTGATCAAGGCACCTGGCGCGCCCTACGACGTCGGCCGCCGTGGCGCGGCCTGGGTCAAGGTGAAACCCCGGCACACCCTCGACCTGGTGGTGCTCGCGGTTGAGCGGGGCAGTGGCCGTCGCCGTGGCTGGCTGTCCAACCTGCACCTCGGTGCCCGAGACCCGCGGACCGGCGGGTTCGTCATGCTCGGCAAGACGTTCAAGGGCCTCACCGACGAGCTGTTGCGCTGGCAGACCGAGCGTTTCCAGCAGTTGGCGGTCTCCGACGACGGCTGGGTGGTCCGGGTCCATCCCGAACAGGTCGTCGAGATCGCCTTCGACGGCGTGCAGACCTCGACGCGGTATCCGGGCGGGGTCGCGCTGCGGTTCGCCCGGGTTCTCCGCTACCGCGACGACAAGCCGGCCGCCGAAGCCGACACCATCGACGCGGTCCGCGCCCTCAACACAGGCGGCCATCCACCCGATCCCGCCTGA
- a CDS encoding FAD-dependent monooxygenase, with the protein MAELSCDVLVVGAGPTGLMLANWLTRLGVRVIVADGKDGPTRESRALVVQARSLEIYDQLGIGDQVLEAAHRAEAVAPGFGARAFGRVPLGRLGEGVTAFPFLEILEQSRNEEILYENLQKLGGRVFWESPVTAVVQTDDGIEAKVANDTVRARFCVGCDGANSVVRKARRIAFEGVTNPHRFFVLDAVGARGLVPDAVNVRPERADFLLAFPMRGGVWRLIGLVRDTDGNGQLEEDDARARMRRTYGVTYDRARWFATYRVHHRVAAAFRDGPFFLAGDAAHVHSPVGGQGMNTGLQDAHNLAFKLADVLHGTRKDRWLDRYEAERRPVARKLVATTDRLFNLVTSTRPPIRLLRQAVVPLLAPIAVRLLPRVAGGSRLFQYVSQIRIHYPLEAGAPTGRRDPVVGRRLPWAGANHVALRAACWQIHAYGGVSAEDAPDLGVPLHVFPPAPGTALRPGLLYLVRPDGFVAARAEPDEADTVFRHAMAR; encoded by the coding sequence ATGGCCGAGCTGTCGTGTGACGTCCTGGTGGTGGGCGCCGGTCCGACCGGGCTGATGCTCGCCAACTGGCTGACCAGGCTCGGGGTGCGGGTGATCGTCGCCGACGGCAAGGACGGTCCGACCCGGGAGTCCCGGGCGCTCGTCGTGCAGGCGCGCAGCCTGGAGATCTACGACCAGCTCGGCATCGGCGACCAGGTTCTGGAGGCCGCGCACCGGGCCGAGGCGGTCGCGCCCGGGTTCGGTGCGCGGGCCTTCGGCCGGGTTCCGTTGGGCCGGCTCGGTGAGGGGGTCACGGCGTTCCCGTTCCTCGAGATCCTCGAACAGAGCCGCAACGAGGAGATCCTGTACGAGAACCTGCAGAAACTCGGCGGCCGGGTGTTCTGGGAGTCGCCGGTCACCGCCGTCGTGCAGACCGACGACGGTATCGAGGCGAAAGTCGCCAACGACACCGTCCGGGCCCGGTTCTGTGTCGGCTGCGACGGGGCGAACTCGGTGGTCCGCAAGGCCCGCCGGATCGCCTTCGAAGGGGTCACCAACCCGCACCGGTTCTTCGTCCTCGACGCCGTCGGGGCTCGTGGCCTGGTTCCCGACGCGGTCAACGTGCGCCCGGAGCGGGCCGACTTCCTGCTCGCGTTCCCGATGCGCGGTGGGGTCTGGCGCCTGATCGGCCTGGTCCGCGACACCGACGGCAACGGACAGCTGGAGGAGGACGACGCCCGCGCGCGGATGCGCCGCACCTACGGCGTCACCTACGACCGAGCCCGCTGGTTCGCCACCTACCGGGTGCACCACCGGGTGGCGGCGGCCTTCCGGGACGGGCCGTTCTTCCTGGCCGGCGATGCCGCCCATGTGCACTCACCGGTCGGCGGCCAAGGCATGAACACCGGGCTGCAGGACGCCCACAACCTGGCGTTCAAACTCGCCGACGTGCTGCACGGCACCCGCAAGGACCGATGGCTGGACCGGTACGAGGCGGAGCGCCGCCCGGTCGCCCGTAAACTCGTCGCCACCACCGACCGGCTCTTCAACCTGGTGACCTCGACCCGCCCGCCGATCCGCCTGCTGCGCCAGGCTGTCGTGCCGTTGCTCGCCCCGATCGCGGTCCGGCTGCTGCCGCGCGTCGCCGGTGGTTCCCGCCTGTTCCAGTACGTCTCCCAGATCCGCATCCACTACCCCCTGGAAGCCGGTGCGCCGACCGGCCGGCGGGACCCGGTGGTCGGCCGCCGCCTGCCGTGGGCCGGTGCCAACCACGTCGCCCTGCGCGCCGCCTGCTGGCAGATCCACGCTTACGGCGGCGTCTCCGCGGAGGACGCGCCCGACCTCGGGGTGCCGTTGCACGTGTTCCCGCCGGCGCCCGGAACGGCTCTCCGGCCCGGTCTGCTCTACCTGGTGAGACCGGACGGATTCGTTGCCGCGCGTGCCGAGCCGGACGAGGCCGACACGGTGTTCCGGCATGCCATGGCCAGGTGA
- a CDS encoding dipeptidase: MSESDLRAAIRREMPGVRADLERLVRIPGVAFEGFDHSHVERSAEAVAELLRGCGLDTEIVRHGGQPAVIGRKAAPAGAPTVLLYAHHDVQPAGDPGLWTSDPFEPVERDGRLYGRGAADDKAGVMAHVAALRAFGDQLPVGVVVFVEGEEEYGSDSLDTIIHEHLEELRSDVIVIADSGNWDIGQPALTTSLRGLVNLFAEVRVLKSAVHSGMFGGPVPDALIALSRLIATLHDDSGEVAVSGLVGREGASVDYPADRFRHEAGILDGVDLIGKGTITDRIWTKPSISVLGIDAPGTLVAANALQPSAKAKISVRLAPGEDPKSAFQAVRDHLEKNVPWGAQLEVTLESDGLPCVIDATGPVYDAARAAFRDAWDGTEPVDMGVGGSIPFIATFQDLFPDAAILVTGVEDPFSAAHGPDESLHLGEFERVCVAEALLLKNVAETLTK; this comes from the coding sequence CTGAGTGAATCCGATCTGCGCGCCGCGATCCGGCGCGAGATGCCCGGTGTCCGTGCCGACCTGGAGCGGTTGGTGCGGATCCCGGGTGTCGCCTTCGAAGGTTTCGACCACTCGCACGTCGAGCGGTCCGCGGAGGCGGTCGCCGAGCTGTTGCGCGGTTGCGGGCTCGACACGGAGATCGTCCGGCACGGCGGCCAGCCCGCGGTGATCGGCCGTAAGGCGGCCCCGGCCGGAGCGCCCACCGTGCTGCTCTACGCGCATCATGACGTGCAGCCCGCCGGTGACCCGGGGTTGTGGACGAGTGACCCGTTCGAGCCGGTCGAGCGGGACGGGCGGCTCTACGGCCGCGGTGCCGCCGACGACAAGGCGGGTGTGATGGCGCACGTGGCAGCACTGCGGGCCTTCGGCGACCAGTTGCCGGTCGGCGTGGTCGTCTTCGTCGAGGGCGAGGAGGAGTACGGCTCCGACTCCCTCGACACGATCATCCACGAGCACCTGGAGGAGTTGCGCTCCGACGTGATCGTGATCGCCGATTCCGGCAACTGGGACATCGGTCAGCCCGCGCTGACCACCTCGCTGCGCGGCCTGGTCAACCTGTTCGCCGAGGTCCGGGTGCTGAAGAGCGCGGTGCACAGCGGCATGTTCGGCGGTCCGGTGCCGGACGCGCTGATCGCCCTGTCCCGGCTGATCGCGACCCTGCACGACGACTCCGGTGAGGTGGCGGTGTCCGGCCTCGTCGGCCGTGAGGGCGCGAGCGTCGACTATCCGGCCGACCGGTTCCGGCACGAGGCCGGCATCCTCGACGGCGTCGACCTGATCGGCAAGGGCACGATCACCGACCGGATCTGGACCAAGCCGTCGATCTCGGTGCTCGGCATCGACGCCCCGGGGACCCTGGTGGCCGCCAACGCGCTCCAGCCGTCCGCCAAAGCCAAGATCAGTGTGCGGCTGGCGCCGGGGGAGGACCCCAAGTCGGCGTTCCAGGCGGTCCGCGACCACCTGGAGAAGAACGTTCCGTGGGGTGCGCAGTTGGAGGTCACCCTGGAGAGCGACGGTCTGCCGTGCGTGATCGACGCGACCGGCCCGGTGTACGACGCCGCCCGCGCCGCGTTCCGGGACGCGTGGGACGGCACCGAGCCGGTCGACATGGGTGTCGGCGGGTCGATCCCGTTCATCGCGACCTTCCAGGACCTGTTCCCCGACGCCGCGATCCTGGTGACCGGTGTCGAGGACCCGTTCTCGGCGGCTCACGGCCCGGACGAGAGCCTGCATCTCGGCGAGTTCGAGCGGGTCTGTGTCGCTGAAGCCCTGCTGCTCAAGAACGTTGCGGAGACTCTGACGAAGTAG
- a CDS encoding M48 family metallopeptidase, with amino-acid sequence MTTEDDNRPARRRVTLTGISSRAWEHPADRGALSALRELRGFDDVVKTFFGMWNERGFRLQFLAGAIRVDHRQYPRVYQRFTEAASTLDVAELPELFVSQNPVINGQAIGLERPFIVITTGAVDKLDDDELRALLGHEIGHVRSGHAVYKTIMQILTGWLATISWLPVGVMALRAIIAAMYEWWRKAELSADRAGLLAGQDPAASLRLLMKLAGGGDLSQIDTAAFLEQAAEYEGGGDLRDSLHKIGLTAWSSHPVPVARAAELRKWIDSGEYAQIVAGDYQRRDSDGDASVTEDVKAAAKAYREDFANSQDPLVGLVRRLGGGAADLAGSAAGKAYNWATDAARRGRQDNGGDGTPQA; translated from the coding sequence ATGACGACCGAGGACGACAACCGGCCGGCACGCCGTCGGGTGACTCTGACCGGCATCAGCTCGCGGGCCTGGGAGCATCCCGCTGACCGGGGCGCGCTGTCCGCGCTGCGGGAGCTGCGCGGGTTCGACGACGTGGTGAAGACGTTCTTCGGCATGTGGAACGAGCGCGGGTTCCGCCTTCAGTTCCTGGCCGGGGCGATCCGTGTCGACCACCGGCAGTACCCGCGGGTCTACCAGCGCTTCACCGAGGCGGCCAGCACGCTCGACGTGGCTGAGCTGCCGGAGCTGTTCGTGTCGCAGAACCCGGTCATCAACGGCCAGGCGATCGGTCTGGAGCGGCCGTTCATCGTGATCACCACCGGCGCGGTGGACAAGCTCGACGACGACGAGCTGCGGGCGCTGCTGGGCCACGAGATCGGCCACGTGCGCAGTGGTCACGCCGTCTACAAGACGATCATGCAGATCCTGACCGGCTGGCTGGCCACCATCAGCTGGTTGCCGGTCGGTGTGATGGCGCTGCGGGCGATCATCGCGGCGATGTACGAGTGGTGGCGCAAAGCGGAGCTGTCCGCGGACCGGGCCGGGCTGCTCGCCGGTCAGGACCCAGCCGCCTCGTTGCGCCTTCTGATGAAACTCGCGGGTGGTGGCGATCTATCGCAGATCGACACGGCGGCGTTCCTGGAGCAGGCCGCGGAGTACGAGGGCGGCGGTGACCTGCGCGACAGCCTTCACAAGATCGGCCTGACCGCCTGGAGCAGCCACCCGGTGCCGGTGGCGCGAGCCGCTGAGCTGCGCAAATGGATCGATTCCGGGGAGTACGCGCAGATCGTCGCCGGCGACTACCAGCGTCGTGACTCCGACGGCGACGCGTCGGTCACCGAGGACGTGAAGGCGGCCGCCAAGGCGTACCGGGAGGATTTCGCGAATTCGCAGGATCCGCTGGTCGGTCTGGTGCGGCGGCTCGGCGGTGGTGCCGCCGACCTGGCCGGTTCAGCCGCCGGCAAGGCTTACAACTGGGCCACCGACGCGGCCCGGCGTGGCCGCCAGGACAACGGCGGGGACGGTACGCCGCAGGCGTGA
- a CDS encoding cobyric acid synthase, with amino-acid sequence MSGLLIAGITSDAGKSVLTAGVCRWLHRNGVRVAPFKAQNMSNNSAVVVTADGRGGELGRAQAMQAAACGLAPDLRFNPVLLKPGSDRSSQVVLLGEAVDTVTAGNYRTLRPRLAATAFAALDELRSEYDAVICEGAGSPTEINLRDGDFVNMGLARRFGLPAIVVGDIDRGGVFAAFFGTLALLSPEDQALVSGFVINKFRGDLGLLRPGLDMITKATGRPVHGVLPFHPDVWLDAEDSLAYGRVLGRPGPPHGTAWLRVAVVRVPRISNATDAEALAAEPGVRVSLTVEPAEIADADLVVIPGSKATVDDLAWLRRTGLADAIRAHAAAGKPVLGICGGFQMLAEKINDDIESGSGTVPGLGLLPVEITFAASKTLARPAGSAMNVPVSGYEIHHGFVSAGTPEPLLRHDDGRPEGAVAGNVSGTHWHGAFESDEFRRRFLTEAARQAGRHGFTVAPDTRFATIRERALDVLGDLVAEHLDTEALWRLIEQGPPEGLPFLPPGAP; translated from the coding sequence ATGAGCGGATTGTTGATCGCCGGGATCACGTCGGATGCCGGGAAGAGTGTGCTGACCGCTGGGGTCTGTCGGTGGCTGCATCGCAACGGGGTCCGGGTGGCTCCGTTCAAAGCTCAGAACATGTCCAACAACTCGGCTGTCGTGGTGACCGCCGACGGGCGTGGCGGGGAGCTGGGCCGGGCTCAGGCCATGCAGGCCGCGGCCTGTGGTCTGGCCCCTGACCTGCGGTTCAATCCGGTTCTGCTGAAACCGGGCAGCGACCGGTCCAGCCAGGTGGTTCTGCTGGGCGAGGCGGTGGACACGGTGACGGCCGGCAACTATCGGACGTTGCGGCCACGGCTGGCGGCGACCGCCTTCGCGGCGCTGGACGAGCTGCGATCCGAGTACGACGCGGTGATCTGTGAGGGTGCCGGCAGCCCCACCGAGATCAACCTCCGGGACGGCGATTTCGTCAACATGGGCCTGGCCAGGCGGTTCGGTCTGCCGGCGATCGTGGTCGGGGACATCGACCGGGGCGGAGTGTTCGCGGCGTTCTTCGGCACGCTGGCCCTGTTGTCACCGGAGGATCAGGCGCTCGTCTCCGGCTTCGTGATCAACAAGTTCCGGGGCGACCTCGGTCTGCTCCGGCCCGGACTCGACATGATCACCAAGGCGACGGGGCGGCCGGTGCACGGTGTGCTGCCGTTCCATCCGGATGTCTGGCTGGACGCCGAGGACTCCCTGGCGTACGGCCGCGTCCTGGGTCGTCCCGGACCTCCGCACGGGACCGCCTGGCTGCGGGTCGCGGTCGTCCGGGTACCGCGGATCTCGAACGCCACCGACGCCGAGGCGCTGGCCGCCGAACCGGGCGTCCGGGTCAGCCTGACCGTCGAACCGGCCGAGATAGCCGACGCCGACCTGGTCGTGATCCCCGGCTCGAAGGCCACCGTCGACGACCTGGCCTGGCTGCGGAGGACCGGTCTGGCCGACGCGATCCGGGCGCACGCCGCGGCGGGCAAGCCGGTGCTGGGCATCTGCGGCGGGTTCCAGATGCTCGCCGAGAAGATCAACGACGACATCGAGAGCGGCTCGGGTACGGTGCCCGGCCTCGGCCTCCTGCCGGTCGAGATCACGTTCGCCGCGTCCAAGACGCTCGCCCGGCCGGCCGGCTCGGCGATGAATGTGCCGGTGAGCGGTTACGAGATCCACCACGGCTTCGTCTCGGCGGGTACCCCCGAACCACTGCTGCGTCACGACGACGGCCGTCCGGAGGGCGCGGTGGCCGGGAACGTCTCCGGCACGCACTGGCACGGCGCTTTCGAGTCGGACGAGTTCCGCCGCCGGTTCCTCACCGAGGCGGCCCGCCAAGCCGGACGGCACGGTTTCACGGTGGCCCCGGACACCCGGTTCGCGACGATCCGGGAGCGTGCCCTGGACGTTCTGGGTGATCTGGTGGCTGAGCATCTCGACACCGAGGCGCTGTGGCGGCTGATCGAACAGGGCCCGCCCGAGGGTCTGCCGTTCCTGCCCCCGGGTGCCCCGTAG